Below is a genomic region from Marinitoga sp. 38H-ov.
TAATAAAATGAAAATAAAAATGACAATAAATAATGTGCTAAAAGAAGTAGAAGTATCTCCTTCAGAATTTTTATTAGATGTATTAAGAAGACTAGATTATATGAGTGTAAAAAAAGGTTGTGATACAGGAACATGTGGAGTTTGTACAGTACTAATGGATGGAAAGCCAGTACTATCTTGTTCTGTTTTAGCTGCATCGGCAGATGGACATAAAATAACAACTATAGAAGGATTAAGAGATGATCCTGAATTTAAAGCTATATCTCAAGCATTATTAGATGAAGGAGCAGATCAATGTGGTTTTTGTAGTCCTGGACTAATTTTAAATGTATATGCAATGAAAAGAGATTTAAAGAATCCAACTGAAGAAGAAATGAAAAAATATTTAGTAGGGAATCTATGTAGATGTACAGGATATATGCCACAAATGAGAGCTATAAAAAAGTATTTTGAGGTGAGATCATGAAAGAAGTAAAAAGACCTATTAATAAAGTTGATGGATATGGATTAGTTAGTGGACAACCAGTATATACAGATGATTTAGCACCAAAAAATTCTTTAGTTGTAAAAATATTAAGATCTCCACATGCATTTGCAAGAATAAAAAATATAAATACTGAAAAAGCAAAATCTTTAGAAGGAGTAGAATGTGTTTTAACATATAAAAATGTTCCAAGAAATATTTTTACTAGAGCAGGTCAAGGATATCCAGAACCATCACCATATGATAAATATATATTAGATGAATACGTAAGATACGTAGGTGATGAAGTAGCTGTAGTAGCTGCTAGAGATGAATTTACAGCTGAAAAAGCATTGAAATTGCTAGAAGTTGAATATGAAGTATTAGAACCTGTTTTGGATTTTGAAAAAAGTAAAGGATCAAAATCTATTATTCATCCTGAAAAAGATTATAAAAGTGAAAGTTTTGTAAGTTCAGATCCAAAAAATAATATTGCTGCTACATATGAAATGAGTATT
It encodes:
- a CDS encoding (2Fe-2S)-binding protein; protein product: MKIKMTINNVLKEVEVSPSEFLLDVLRRLDYMSVKKGCDTGTCGVCTVLMDGKPVLSCSVLAASADGHKITTIEGLRDDPEFKAISQALLDEGADQCGFCSPGLILNVYAMKRDLKNPTEEEMKKYLVGNLCRCTGYMPQMRAIKKYFEVRS